The Verrucomicrobium spinosum DSM 4136 = JCM 18804 genome includes a region encoding these proteins:
- a CDS encoding sialidase family protein, which yields MALLSWVMAGVALAEPGPSGLPPMLDLAGAGTDPAKIDYNLLPELSGTCALVTQGDAAWQFRLHNYLAFYDGRYWCMWSHGPRVEDHPTQHVRYATSPDGVKWSEPQEIMPSSSKEGFRYIARGFWVRDGKLLALASHDEAYNEMGKVHFFGNSLQLLAFEWLPDSGTWRPLGVMFDDAINNFPPQKLATGEWAMMRRDHLNNVSMLIGGVESPLKWESRPVFDRTRANAFKPDEPEWWQLPDGRSLGIIRDNGGSKRLFRTLSSDNGRTWSTPELTNFPDATSKFFGLRTSRGSYVLVSNANPAGRYPLCLSVSRDGVTFTRMGRLPVPVAEVPSLQYPHVIEHDGSLLIAYSRGKRGIEVVSVSLDEIDRLERGEIVVLAP from the coding sequence ATGGCACTGCTGTCATGGGTGATGGCCGGTGTCGCACTGGCAGAGCCCGGCCCCTCGGGCCTGCCACCCATGCTCGATCTGGCGGGGGCTGGCACCGATCCCGCCAAGATCGACTACAACCTCCTGCCGGAGCTTTCCGGCACCTGTGCTCTGGTAACTCAAGGGGACGCCGCCTGGCAGTTTCGCCTGCACAACTACCTGGCCTTTTATGACGGCAGGTACTGGTGCATGTGGAGCCACGGCCCCCGGGTGGAGGATCATCCCACCCAGCACGTGCGCTATGCCACCAGCCCGGATGGCGTGAAGTGGAGTGAGCCTCAGGAGATCATGCCCTCCTCGTCAAAAGAAGGCTTTCGTTACATCGCTCGTGGATTCTGGGTACGGGATGGCAAACTGCTCGCGCTGGCCAGTCATGATGAGGCTTACAACGAGATGGGGAAGGTGCATTTCTTTGGCAATAGCCTGCAGCTTCTCGCCTTCGAATGGCTGCCTGATTCCGGTACATGGCGGCCACTAGGCGTGATGTTTGACGACGCCATCAACAACTTTCCTCCGCAGAAGTTGGCCACCGGTGAGTGGGCCATGATGCGGCGGGATCACCTGAACAATGTCTCCATGCTCATTGGCGGGGTGGAGTCTCCGTTGAAATGGGAGTCCCGTCCGGTGTTCGATCGTACCCGGGCAAATGCCTTCAAGCCTGATGAACCGGAGTGGTGGCAGTTGCCGGATGGCCGGTCGCTGGGCATCATTCGCGACAATGGCGGCTCCAAGCGGCTGTTTCGCACCCTCTCCAGCGACAATGGGCGCACCTGGAGCACGCCAGAGCTCACGAACTTCCCCGATGCGACCTCCAAGTTCTTTGGTCTTCGCACCTCTCGAGGCTCCTATGTGCTGGTTTCCAACGCCAATCCTGCCGGGCGCTATCCGCTCTGCCTTTCGGTTTCCAGGGATGGCGTGACCTTCACTCGCATGGGGCGACTGCCCGTGCCGGTGGCAGAGGTGCCTTCCCTGCAGTACCCCCATGTCATCGAGCATGATGGGAGTTTGCTGATTGCCTACTCCCGGGGCAAGCGGGGCATTGAGGTTGTCTCCGTCAGCCTGGATGAGATTGACCGCCTGGAGCGGGGCGAAATCGTGGTGCTGGCCCCCTGA
- a CDS encoding nuclear transport factor 2 family protein — translation MTRSSFFAAIVCLGALLTGSLSAADDAALTAVKAADAARVKAMQAPTKEALEAVLSDDLNYAHSSGVVDTKASLIDLVLSGKTKYLGFNYESQNFSFPAPGIALMHGRVNLKVGKGAETSDLAMSYLAVWREEKGQWKFLAWQSCKLPPAEAPAK, via the coding sequence ATGACCCGATCCTCCTTCTTCGCCGCTATTGTTTGCCTCGGTGCATTGCTCACCGGATCCCTGTCTGCTGCTGATGACGCCGCACTCACGGCGGTCAAGGCGGCTGACGCCGCCCGCGTGAAAGCCATGCAAGCCCCCACCAAGGAGGCGCTGGAAGCGGTGCTGTCTGACGACCTGAACTATGCCCACTCCAGCGGAGTGGTGGATACCAAGGCATCACTCATTGACCTGGTGCTCAGTGGCAAGACGAAGTACCTCGGCTTCAACTATGAGAGCCAGAACTTCTCGTTCCCGGCACCGGGCATCGCCCTCATGCACGGTCGCGTGAATCTGAAGGTTGGCAAAGGCGCGGAAACCAGTGACCTCGCCATGAGCTACCTCGCCGTTTGGCGTGAGGAAAAGGGGCAGTGGAAGTTCCTTGCCTGGCAGTCCTGCAAGCTGCCTCCGGCAGAAGCTCCAGCCAAATAA
- a CDS encoding exo-alpha-sialidase, with protein MNLRHVSSRLPVLAAGLSLLCAGAASGLERLKYNNPGLKVDLGVGLWAWPLPMDFDGDGDLDLVVNCPDKPYNGTYFFENAAGDTAKNKMPVFQAGRRISKGMQNVQVSYVDGKPVVMSPGMIHPDFLKTGIDQGTKLDLPANVHPNKVRANMWRMVDYDGDGLQDVIVGVGDWTEYGWDNAYDENGHWCNGPIRGYVYVARNEGTNEQPKYANPVKVMAMDRPVETFGWPSPNFADFDGDGDLDLLCGEFLDGFTYFQNTGTRDKPKYAYGKKVKTAEGKYLKMDLEMITPTAIDWDKDGDLDLIVGDEDGRVAFVENTGKFEEKDKSPLFLAPRYFQQEADDVKFGSLATPVGFDWDGDGDIDIISGNTAGNIAFIENLSGIGVEKPKWNKPQLLKAGGKVLRIMAGPNGSIQGPCEAKWGYTTQTVVDWDLDGLPDLLVNSIWGKVLFYKNTGTRTAPKLAAAKPVAVEWKGKQPELAYGWLRPQGKALLTQWRTTPVGVDWNKDGLPDLVMLDQEGYLAFFQRAKVDGELKLLAPQRVMLADKLNEGEAGPKFFQASGGEPLWMNKKIAGGSGRRKLCATDWDGDGKLDLLINAANASFVQQTAAADGKWYFKDRGLISPMNIEGHDVSPAVVDFNGDGVPDFLGGAEDGYFYYLKNPGSAAPVPKTQAAAAGLTSSEFIYDKAPFPSCHASTIAQAADGTLLTSWFGGTAEGKPDVGIWVSRQVGGKWSEPVEVANGLQADGTRHPCWNPVLFQPKQGPLWLFYKVGPSPQTWWGMLRTSTDGGKTWGEAVRLPDGILGPIKNKPVQLANGDILCPTSTESPTKPSKWAVHFERTSDMGKTWTATPALHDGEAIRAIQPSVLLAGGDKLIALGRSAQGKVFEIESNDLGKTWGTIRLGSLPNPNSGTDAVTLKDGRHLLIYNHTSKGRSPLNLAISKDGVTWQAALVLESEKGEYSYPAIIQTPDGKVHVTYTWKREKVKHAVIDPAKLEPKDLVDGNWPQ; from the coding sequence ATGAACCTGAGACACGTATCCTCACGTCTTCCCGTGCTTGCGGCCGGGCTTTCCTTGCTCTGTGCAGGGGCCGCTTCCGGCCTGGAACGCCTCAAATACAACAACCCAGGTCTCAAGGTGGACCTGGGTGTTGGGCTGTGGGCCTGGCCGTTGCCGATGGACTTCGACGGCGATGGTGACCTCGACCTGGTGGTGAACTGCCCAGACAAGCCCTACAATGGCACGTACTTCTTTGAAAATGCGGCTGGGGACACGGCCAAGAACAAGATGCCGGTCTTCCAGGCAGGGCGGCGCATCAGCAAGGGGATGCAGAACGTCCAGGTCTCCTACGTGGATGGCAAGCCGGTGGTGATGAGCCCTGGCATGATCCATCCCGATTTCCTCAAGACGGGCATCGATCAGGGAACGAAGCTGGATTTGCCCGCCAATGTGCATCCCAACAAGGTCCGGGCCAACATGTGGCGCATGGTGGACTACGATGGCGACGGTCTGCAGGACGTCATTGTGGGCGTGGGCGACTGGACAGAGTACGGCTGGGACAATGCCTACGATGAGAACGGTCACTGGTGCAATGGACCCATTCGCGGGTACGTGTATGTGGCCCGCAATGAGGGCACGAATGAGCAGCCCAAGTATGCCAATCCCGTGAAGGTGATGGCTATGGATCGACCGGTGGAGACCTTCGGCTGGCCCTCGCCAAACTTTGCCGACTTCGACGGCGACGGGGATCTGGACTTGCTCTGCGGTGAATTCCTGGATGGCTTCACTTACTTCCAGAACACCGGCACGCGGGACAAGCCAAAGTACGCCTACGGCAAAAAAGTCAAAACGGCAGAGGGCAAGTACCTCAAGATGGATCTGGAGATGATCACTCCCACGGCGATCGACTGGGACAAGGACGGAGACCTGGATCTGATCGTGGGGGATGAAGACGGTCGCGTCGCGTTCGTGGAGAATACCGGAAAGTTCGAGGAAAAAGACAAGTCGCCGTTGTTTCTGGCCCCGCGCTATTTCCAGCAGGAGGCGGATGACGTGAAGTTCGGCTCCCTGGCCACACCGGTGGGATTTGACTGGGATGGCGATGGCGACATCGACATCATCAGCGGCAACACCGCCGGTAACATTGCGTTCATTGAAAACCTTAGCGGCATAGGCGTCGAGAAGCCCAAGTGGAACAAACCACAGCTGCTCAAGGCTGGTGGCAAGGTGCTCCGCATCATGGCCGGACCGAATGGCAGCATTCAGGGGCCCTGCGAGGCCAAGTGGGGCTACACCACCCAGACCGTGGTGGACTGGGATCTGGACGGCCTGCCGGACCTGCTGGTGAACTCCATCTGGGGCAAGGTGCTCTTCTACAAAAACACCGGCACCCGTACCGCGCCGAAACTCGCTGCCGCCAAGCCTGTGGCGGTGGAGTGGAAGGGGAAACAACCCGAACTGGCGTACGGCTGGCTCCGCCCGCAGGGCAAGGCCCTCCTCACGCAGTGGCGCACCACCCCGGTGGGGGTGGACTGGAACAAGGACGGTCTGCCGGACTTGGTGATGCTGGATCAGGAGGGGTATCTGGCCTTCTTCCAACGGGCGAAGGTGGACGGTGAGCTTAAGCTCCTGGCCCCGCAGCGCGTCATGCTTGCTGACAAGCTCAATGAGGGCGAAGCCGGGCCGAAGTTCTTCCAAGCCAGTGGGGGTGAACCGCTATGGATGAACAAAAAGATCGCCGGAGGGAGCGGTCGTCGCAAGCTCTGTGCCACGGATTGGGATGGTGACGGCAAGCTGGACTTGCTGATCAATGCGGCCAATGCCAGCTTCGTCCAGCAGACGGCGGCGGCAGATGGCAAGTGGTACTTCAAGGACCGCGGACTGATCTCGCCCATGAACATCGAGGGCCATGATGTGAGCCCTGCGGTGGTGGATTTCAATGGGGATGGAGTGCCAGACTTCCTGGGTGGAGCGGAGGATGGTTATTTCTACTACCTGAAGAATCCTGGTTCGGCCGCCCCGGTCCCGAAGACTCAGGCGGCTGCGGCTGGTCTGACATCAAGTGAGTTCATTTATGACAAGGCACCTTTCCCGTCCTGTCACGCCTCCACCATTGCCCAGGCTGCAGACGGCACGCTCCTCACCTCATGGTTTGGCGGCACCGCAGAAGGGAAGCCGGATGTAGGGATCTGGGTGTCCCGTCAAGTCGGTGGCAAGTGGAGCGAGCCCGTGGAAGTGGCCAATGGATTGCAGGCAGACGGCACGCGCCATCCCTGCTGGAACCCCGTGCTCTTCCAGCCCAAGCAAGGCCCGCTCTGGCTCTTCTACAAGGTGGGACCTTCTCCGCAAACCTGGTGGGGCATGTTGCGCACCAGCACGGACGGTGGCAAGACCTGGGGTGAGGCCGTGCGTCTCCCTGACGGCATCCTTGGACCGATCAAGAACAAGCCGGTGCAACTGGCCAACGGGGACATCCTCTGCCCGACCAGCACGGAATCTCCCACCAAGCCCAGCAAATGGGCCGTCCATTTTGAGCGGACCTCCGACATGGGCAAGACGTGGACTGCGACCCCAGCTCTTCACGACGGGGAGGCCATTCGCGCCATCCAGCCCAGCGTCCTTCTTGCCGGAGGTGACAAGCTCATTGCGCTGGGCCGCTCTGCCCAGGGGAAGGTCTTTGAGATCGAATCCAACGATCTTGGGAAAACCTGGGGCACGATTCGTCTCGGCTCGCTGCCCAACCCCAACTCCGGCACGGATGCGGTGACACTGAAGGACGGACGGCACCTGCTGATCTACAACCACACGTCCAAGGGGCGCTCGCCTCTGAATCTGGCCATTTCCAAGGACGGGGTGACCTGGCAGGCCGCCCTGGTGCTGGAGAGTGAGAAGGGGGAGTATTCCTACCCGGCGATCATCCAGACGCCGGATGGCAAGGTGCATGTCACCTACACCTGGAAGCGTGAGAAGGTGAAGCACGCCGTGATCGATCCGGCAAAGCTTGAGCCAAAAGACTTGGTTGACGGCAACTGGCCTCAGTGA
- a CDS encoding GntR family transcriptional regulator: MTDSLSEKAYHHIQRKLLSGEWAAGDVLSELSVAQEMGISRTPVREAFRNLEQEGVLEQVPRFGTRVKALDRRDLVELYELREALEPYAVAQAAGKLVPEDRDRLRALCAEFKTIAGELRHKGKTRPDAGMMKRLMSADMAFHQLLIRAAGNRRMMKIVADSRVLARIFTTSRQEHDLKVIEQTYRYHVEILQAVETGKGEQARRLMSEHIRASMEEALEHYDTRSAAIGTQDMSLGLPDELLTEFHRIEKQAKPGATRRRSRPA; this comes from the coding sequence ATGACGGACTCCCTGAGCGAAAAGGCCTATCATCACATCCAGCGCAAGCTCCTCTCCGGGGAGTGGGCCGCCGGGGATGTGCTCTCTGAGCTCAGCGTCGCGCAGGAGATGGGCATCAGCCGCACGCCGGTGCGGGAGGCGTTTCGCAACCTTGAGCAGGAGGGGGTGCTGGAGCAGGTGCCGAGATTTGGCACCCGGGTGAAGGCGCTGGACCGGCGCGACTTGGTGGAACTGTACGAACTGCGTGAAGCGTTGGAGCCGTATGCCGTGGCGCAGGCAGCCGGGAAACTGGTGCCCGAGGACCGCGACCGCCTTCGCGCGCTGTGTGCGGAGTTCAAGACCATTGCTGGGGAACTTCGCCACAAGGGCAAGACCCGCCCAGACGCGGGCATGATGAAACGACTGATGTCCGCAGACATGGCCTTCCATCAGCTCCTCATCCGCGCAGCGGGCAACCGGCGCATGATGAAGATCGTGGCGGACAGCCGGGTGCTGGCGCGCATCTTTACCACCTCCCGCCAGGAGCATGACCTCAAGGTCATCGAGCAGACCTACCGCTACCACGTGGAGATTCTCCAGGCGGTGGAGACGGGCAAGGGCGAGCAGGCCCGCCGCTTGATGAGCGAGCACATCCGCGCCAGCATGGAGGAGGCGCTGGAGCACTATGACACGCGGAGCGCTGCGATCGGCACCCAGGACATGTCGCTGGGATTGCCGGACGAATTGCTCACCGAGTTTCACCGCATCGAAAAGCAAGCCAAGCCCGGTGCGACCAGACGCCGGAGCCGCCCCGCCTGA
- a CDS encoding type III secretion system chaperone, which yields MEFQLLLDYLGKQLGLDTLSLNGNGVASLKFGDDLVVHLEPDPKLPAAHLYAPLCKLNAATRNTLLEPLLIANAFGRGTAGAFFSIDEPQQEVLLGRIFDLNQTEPEALYRHLKDLVSVLVIWRRRLPDLLAKQDAPTEFPLTEPPAGFIRA from the coding sequence ATGGAGTTCCAACTTCTGTTAGACTACCTTGGGAAGCAACTCGGCCTCGACACCCTGTCGCTCAATGGAAACGGCGTGGCCAGCCTCAAGTTTGGGGATGATCTGGTGGTCCATTTGGAGCCCGACCCCAAGCTGCCCGCAGCCCATCTTTATGCCCCCTTGTGCAAACTGAACGCCGCCACTCGCAACACGTTGCTGGAACCGCTCCTCATTGCCAACGCCTTCGGCAGGGGCACGGCGGGAGCCTTCTTTTCCATCGATGAACCCCAGCAGGAGGTACTGCTAGGCAGAATCTTCGACCTCAACCAGACAGAGCCGGAGGCCCTCTACCGGCACCTCAAGGACCTGGTGAGCGTCCTCGTCATCTGGAGACGTCGGTTGCCCGATCTGCTGGCCAAACAGGATGCGCCCACCGAGTTTCCGCTGACTGAACCTCCAGCGGGGTTCATTCGCGCTTAG
- a CDS encoding PA14 domain-containing protein: protein MHFRPPVLTLLTACAAALPLSAAAPKDVAVTIKTLPAQMRYDTEAIIAEPGAKVTITLDNLDDLPHNVVVCLPKDGGGNDKGMEVAQVAWNLGEAGMVKQWIPEHKRIIAHTKMVDPHQKGSISFTAPEWEGEYPYVCTFPGHAMVMNGLLTVAKAVPPIRNLHFRYYTGSFNKLPDFSKLTPLAGGPLPAGKCDISINKEKNKFAYEFEGMIDCPRDGEYKFVAGGDDGIRIFIDNKEVIEADGIHPFGIKEKKIKLTKGEHKILAHYFQGGGEAEFYLGWSGPGFKETALSEWVPNTDRRETDEQKYQGLPLVVKDEALIYRNFIKGSGPRGIAVGYPGGVNLCWDADQMNLALVWQGAFMDAKRHWTGRGAGDQPPLGYDVASLGQQRALGTLDSGSAPWVAAYKKDEFRNADYRFHGYELDAKRQPTFKWEYQGVKVEESYFPSGTSKDGNASLKRTVKFASPGGKNGLYFLALAGNVEEKGPDFLVDKVVKVTVAGGEPLVRKDGGRTEVLLPVEFKDGRAEFTLTYAWNAK from the coding sequence ATGCATTTTCGCCCACCTGTACTCACCCTGCTGACGGCCTGCGCCGCGGCTCTTCCCCTTTCGGCCGCCGCGCCCAAGGATGTCGCCGTCACCATCAAGACTCTGCCGGCCCAGATGCGGTATGACACGGAGGCGATCATCGCCGAACCGGGTGCGAAGGTGACCATCACACTGGACAACCTGGACGACCTGCCGCACAACGTCGTGGTCTGCCTGCCGAAGGACGGCGGCGGCAATGACAAGGGCATGGAGGTAGCCCAGGTAGCGTGGAACCTTGGCGAAGCCGGGATGGTGAAGCAATGGATCCCCGAGCACAAGCGTATCATTGCGCACACCAAGATGGTGGATCCTCACCAGAAGGGCAGCATCAGTTTCACCGCGCCGGAGTGGGAAGGCGAGTACCCGTACGTTTGCACATTCCCCGGTCATGCCATGGTCATGAATGGCCTGCTCACCGTGGCCAAGGCGGTGCCTCCGATCCGGAACCTCCACTTCCGCTATTACACGGGCAGCTTCAACAAGTTGCCGGATTTCAGCAAACTCACCCCTCTGGCTGGCGGCCCCCTCCCCGCTGGGAAGTGCGACATCAGCATCAACAAGGAGAAGAACAAGTTCGCCTACGAGTTTGAGGGCATGATCGACTGCCCTAGGGACGGGGAGTACAAGTTCGTAGCCGGTGGGGATGACGGGATTCGCATCTTCATCGACAACAAGGAAGTGATCGAGGCGGACGGGATCCACCCATTCGGCATCAAGGAGAAGAAAATCAAACTCACCAAAGGCGAGCACAAGATCCTGGCCCACTACTTTCAGGGCGGCGGCGAGGCGGAGTTTTACCTCGGCTGGTCCGGGCCGGGATTCAAGGAGACGGCACTCTCCGAGTGGGTGCCCAACACGGATCGTCGTGAAACCGACGAGCAGAAGTACCAGGGCCTCCCTCTGGTGGTGAAGGACGAAGCTCTCATCTACCGGAATTTCATCAAGGGCTCCGGCCCCCGCGGCATCGCTGTGGGCTACCCGGGCGGGGTGAACCTCTGCTGGGATGCCGACCAGATGAACCTGGCGCTCGTGTGGCAGGGTGCCTTCATGGATGCCAAGCGGCATTGGACGGGCCGCGGCGCGGGCGACCAGCCCCCACTGGGCTACGATGTAGCCAGCCTGGGCCAGCAGCGCGCCCTGGGCACGCTGGACTCCGGCTCCGCCCCCTGGGTGGCGGCCTACAAGAAGGACGAATTCCGCAATGCCGACTACCGGTTCCACGGGTATGAGCTGGACGCCAAACGCCAGCCCACCTTCAAGTGGGAGTATCAAGGGGTGAAAGTGGAGGAGTCCTACTTCCCCTCCGGGACCTCCAAAGACGGCAACGCCTCCCTCAAGCGCACCGTGAAATTCGCCAGCCCCGGTGGCAAGAACGGGCTTTATTTCCTCGCCCTCGCCGGCAATGTGGAAGAGAAGGGCCCGGACTTCCTGGTGGACAAGGTGGTGAAGGTGACGGTGGCCGGCGGCGAGCCACTGGTGCGTAAGGACGGCGGGCGGACGGAGGTGCTCCTGCCCGTGGAATTCAAGGACGGCCGGGCAGAATTCACGCTGACCTATGCGTGGAACGCAAAGTAA
- a CDS encoding PQQ-dependent sugar dehydrogenase, with protein sequence MKTFAFALAALLPLAPSALRAQSPAPQESDFYKIEPFSFPADIVAEVGAIELLPEHKLAVGTRRGDVYIVDNAFTTDPANAKYQHFASGLHEVLGLAYKDGWLYVTQRPEVSRLKDKDGDGRADIFETVNADWNITGDYHEYAFGSRFDPKGNLWVTLCLTGSFHSNAPYRGWCLRITPDGKSIPTAAGLRSPGGVGFSPDGTAYYDDNQGVWNGSSSLKPLLVGSFHGHPETLKWWDNALGEKPLESVTGTRITQERERNPKFAPPAVILPHAKVGNSPTAWDWDESGKFGPFTKQLFITDQSFSVVNRVTLETVNGVKQGCVFPFLKGLQSGPIGVRMSPDGVLFVGGSDRGWGARGGKPFDLERITWTGKVPFEMHEIKASPEGFEVKFTQPVDETTAKDANNYKMRAWTYIWQASYGSPEVDEVLPKVEVASVSADGTIVKLKVTPLTKGHVHQLDVPGVKSKDGAPVLHPVGYYTLNEIPKS encoded by the coding sequence ATGAAAACTTTTGCCTTTGCCCTTGCAGCACTGCTGCCCCTGGCGCCCAGCGCCCTTCGCGCCCAGTCCCCTGCTCCGCAGGAGTCTGACTTTTACAAGATCGAGCCCTTCTCCTTCCCTGCGGACATCGTGGCCGAGGTGGGCGCGATCGAACTGCTCCCCGAGCATAAACTCGCTGTCGGCACCCGCCGTGGCGATGTGTACATCGTGGACAACGCCTTCACCACGGATCCCGCCAATGCCAAGTACCAGCACTTTGCCTCCGGCCTCCATGAGGTGCTGGGCCTGGCCTACAAGGACGGCTGGCTCTATGTGACCCAGCGTCCGGAGGTGTCCCGACTCAAGGACAAGGATGGTGACGGCCGCGCCGACATCTTCGAGACGGTGAACGCCGACTGGAACATCACCGGCGATTATCACGAGTACGCCTTTGGCTCTCGTTTTGATCCCAAGGGAAACCTCTGGGTGACCCTCTGTCTCACGGGCTCATTCCACTCCAATGCCCCCTACCGTGGGTGGTGCCTGCGCATCACCCCAGATGGCAAATCCATCCCCACCGCAGCGGGCCTCCGCTCACCTGGCGGAGTGGGTTTCTCGCCGGATGGCACCGCCTATTATGATGACAACCAGGGCGTGTGGAACGGCTCCAGCTCCCTGAAGCCGCTGCTGGTGGGCTCCTTCCACGGGCATCCGGAAACACTGAAGTGGTGGGACAACGCGCTGGGTGAAAAACCCCTGGAAAGCGTGACTGGAACCCGCATCACCCAGGAACGCGAGCGTAATCCGAAGTTCGCCCCACCAGCGGTAATCCTGCCTCATGCCAAGGTGGGAAACTCCCCCACGGCCTGGGACTGGGACGAAAGCGGCAAGTTTGGCCCCTTCACCAAGCAACTTTTCATCACCGACCAGTCCTTCTCGGTGGTGAATCGTGTGACACTGGAAACCGTGAACGGTGTGAAGCAGGGCTGTGTATTCCCTTTCCTGAAGGGTCTGCAAAGCGGCCCCATCGGCGTGCGCATGTCCCCGGATGGCGTGCTCTTTGTGGGCGGGTCCGACCGCGGTTGGGGTGCACGAGGCGGCAAGCCTTTCGACCTGGAGCGCATCACCTGGACGGGCAAGGTTCCGTTTGAGATGCATGAGATCAAGGCCAGCCCGGAAGGGTTCGAGGTGAAATTCACCCAGCCAGTGGATGAAACCACGGCCAAGGACGCCAACAACTACAAGATGCGCGCCTGGACATACATCTGGCAGGCCAGCTATGGCAGCCCTGAGGTGGATGAAGTCCTTCCCAAGGTGGAAGTGGCCTCGGTCTCCGCTGATGGCACAATCGTGAAGCTCAAAGTGACCCCGCTGACGAAGGGCCACGTTCACCAGCTCGATGTCCCGGGCGTGAAGTCCAAGGACGGAGCGCCAGTACTACACCCCGTGGGCTACTACACGCTCAACGAGATCCCCAAGTCCTAG
- a CDS encoding RNA polymerase sigma factor has translation MIVPAVSNAFMPPQPSDPTASGLVREALAQHESSLIAYACSILGGDEERARDVVQDTLLKLYLADPIRVRENLKAWLYAVCRNRAFDVLRKEHRLVLTDNDDHLDWLDEWQPDPSEDASKEEMLEHVWQCMEQLPLNQREVIRLKFQHGLSYKEISSVTGLSVTNVGFLLHTGIKRLRKLMHRTYSEI, from the coding sequence TTGATCGTTCCTGCTGTGAGCAATGCCTTCATGCCTCCACAGCCTAGTGATCCAACAGCCAGCGGGCTGGTGCGGGAAGCCCTCGCCCAGCATGAGAGCAGCCTCATTGCGTACGCGTGCAGCATCTTGGGAGGTGATGAGGAACGCGCCCGGGATGTCGTACAGGACACCCTCCTCAAGCTCTATCTCGCCGACCCGATTCGGGTCCGCGAAAATCTCAAAGCATGGCTCTACGCTGTGTGCCGAAATCGGGCTTTCGACGTGCTCCGCAAGGAGCACCGTCTCGTCCTCACGGACAACGACGACCACCTCGACTGGCTGGATGAATGGCAGCCCGATCCCAGTGAGGACGCCAGCAAGGAGGAAATGCTCGAGCATGTCTGGCAGTGCATGGAGCAACTGCCCCTCAACCAACGCGAGGTCATTCGCCTCAAGTTCCAGCACGGTCTCAGCTACAAAGAAATCTCATCCGTCACCGGCCTCAGTGTCACCAACGTGGGCTTCCTCCTGCACACCGGCATCAAGCGACTGCGAAAGCTGATGCATCGCACCTACAGCGAGATCTGA